One stretch of Flavobacterium sp. 9 DNA includes these proteins:
- a CDS encoding GNAT family N-acetyltransferase, translating to MITLKGENIYLRALEPNDLEFVYAMENDESIWEVSNTQTPYSRFLVRQYLENAQQDIYEAKQLRLAICQDVDFPAIGLIDLFEFDPKNNKAGIGIVIQKEENKRQNVGSEALELLIKYSFHNLNLHQLYANIAVGNVASIALFTKFGFEKIGIKKDWILLNNHYQDEAMFQLINKQI from the coding sequence ATGATTACACTCAAAGGAGAAAATATTTACCTGCGTGCTTTAGAACCTAATGATTTAGAGTTTGTTTATGCAATGGAAAATGACGAAAGTATTTGGGAAGTTAGTAACACACAAACACCTTACAGTCGTTTTTTAGTTAGGCAATATCTCGAAAATGCGCAGCAGGATATTTATGAGGCTAAACAACTTCGTTTGGCAATTTGTCAGGATGTAGATTTTCCAGCTATCGGATTGATTGATTTATTTGAGTTTGATCCTAAAAATAACAAGGCAGGAATTGGAATTGTTATCCAAAAAGAAGAGAATAAAAGACAAAATGTAGGTTCTGAAGCATTAGAACTTTTAATTAAGTATTCTTTTCATAATTTAAATTTACATCAATTGTATGCAAATATTGCTGTAGGAAATGTAGCAAGTATAGCTCTTTTTACTAAATTTGGCTTTGAGAAAATAGGAATTAAAAAAGATTGGATTTTGCTAAATAACCACTATCAAGACGAAGCAATGTTTCAATTAATTAACAAACAAATTTAA
- a CDS encoding glyceraldehyde-3-phosphate dehydrogenase, with the protein MSKKTLYQKEVSLQVDRRRAGVELIKIISDLWYDKSIEMVLFKNQLLDKNVSDIINLHQYAGEFVGKPITIFDSVEIARVVLSLDLPPAKLDLGKLTYEYRLEDEKYPDARYFVLDKLKKAKSSEEIQPKDVVLYGFGRIGRILARELMSKTGKGNQLRLRAIVLRDKSDASSLEKRASLLRYDSIHGDFQGSVIADPKNNALIINGTTVHIITANSPEEINYTQYGINDALVIDNTGAFTTEEALKRHLTSQGVSKVLLTAPGKGIPNIVHGVNHNEYNPDEIDIFSAASCTTNAITPVLKAIEDTLGVVKGHLETIHAYTNDQNLVDNMHKKYRRGRAAALNMVITETGAGSAVAKALPSLEGKLTSNAIRVPVPNGSLVVLNLEVKKATSIPAINKIMKKYALEGELVEQIKYSLNNELVSSDIVGTSAPSIYDSNATIVSKDGKNIVLYIWYDNEYGYSHQVIRLAKYIAKVRRYTYY; encoded by the coding sequence ATGAGCAAAAAAACGTTGTACCAAAAAGAGGTATCATTACAAGTCGACCGAAGAAGAGCTGGTGTCGAATTAATCAAAATCATAAGCGATTTATGGTATGATAAATCCATAGAAATGGTTTTATTCAAAAATCAATTATTGGATAAAAATGTCAGCGATATTATTAATTTACATCAATACGCAGGCGAATTTGTAGGTAAACCAATTACTATTTTTGACTCGGTTGAAATTGCAAGAGTTGTTCTTTCGCTAGATCTTCCACCGGCAAAATTAGACCTTGGAAAACTTACTTATGAATATCGTTTAGAAGATGAAAAATATCCGGATGCAAGATATTTTGTTTTGGATAAACTAAAAAAGGCCAAATCATCTGAAGAAATTCAACCTAAGGATGTTGTTTTATATGGCTTTGGCAGAATTGGACGTATATTAGCAAGAGAGCTAATGTCTAAAACCGGAAAAGGAAATCAATTGCGTTTGAGAGCAATTGTTTTACGCGATAAAAGTGATGCATCAAGTTTAGAGAAACGAGCTTCTCTATTACGATACGACTCTATTCACGGTGATTTTCAAGGATCTGTAATTGCTGACCCAAAAAATAATGCTTTGATCATTAACGGAACAACTGTTCATATCATTACAGCAAACTCTCCAGAAGAAATTAACTATACACAATACGGAATCAATGACGCTTTAGTTATTGATAACACAGGCGCTTTTACTACTGAAGAAGCTCTAAAAAGACATTTAACATCGCAAGGTGTTAGCAAAGTTTTATTGACTGCTCCCGGAAAGGGGATTCCAAATATTGTACATGGTGTAAATCATAATGAATATAATCCTGACGAAATTGATATTTTCTCAGCAGCTTCATGCACTACAAATGCCATTACACCTGTTTTAAAAGCAATTGAAGATACTTTAGGTGTTGTCAAAGGACATTTGGAAACTATTCATGCTTATACAAATGACCAAAATTTGGTTGATAACATGCATAAAAAATATCGTCGTGGCAGAGCAGCGGCTTTAAATATGGTGATTACCGAAACTGGCGCCGGAAGCGCAGTTGCAAAGGCATTACCATCTTTAGAAGGTAAATTAACTTCGAATGCTATTCGCGTTCCTGTTCCGAATGGATCTTTAGTTGTCTTGAATTTAGAAGTTAAGAAAGCAACTTCAATTCCTGCAATTAATAAAATCATGAAAAAATATGCCCTTGAAGGCGAATTGGTAGAACAAATTAAATATTCATTGAATAATGAATTAGTTTCTTCTGATATTGTTGGAACTTCTGCACCTTCAATTTATGATAGTAATGCTACAATTGTTTCTAAAGATGGAAAAAACATTGTGCTTTATATCTGGTATGATAACGAATATGGCTATAGTCATCAAGTAATTCGTTTAGCAAAGTATATTGCCAAAGTAAGACGTTATACTTACTATTAA
- a CDS encoding Lrp/AsnC family transcriptional regulator, producing MALDEIDKKILRLLQENAHYTLKDIANKINLSLTPVHDRVKRLEKEGVIEKYVSILNKKKLGNNLTVYCQVTLTKQTYDTSEGFNQSILNLPEVVECNYVSGNFDYMLKIIIPDMESYHHFHQKKLSILPEVSLINTVFVISEVKSTTVLPI from the coding sequence ATGGCTTTAGATGAAATAGACAAAAAAATCTTACGACTTTTACAGGAAAATGCGCACTACACTTTAAAAGACATCGCAAACAAGATTAATCTATCGTTAACTCCTGTTCATGATCGTGTTAAACGTCTTGAAAAAGAGGGTGTTATAGAGAAATATGTTTCGATTTTAAATAAGAAGAAATTAGGTAATAATCTGACTGTTTATTGTCAGGTTACATTAACAAAACAGACTTATGATACCTCGGAAGGATTTAATCAGTCAATTTTGAATTTACCAGAAGTTGTTGAGTGTAATTATGTTTCAGGAAATTTTGATTATATGCTCAAGATTATCATTCCGGACATGGAAAGTTACCACCATTTTCATCAAAAGAAATTATCAATTTTGCCCGAAGTCTCTCTTATTAATACGGTTTTTGTTATTTCAGAAGTTAAGAGTACTACCGTTTTACCGATTTAA
- a CDS encoding trypsin-like peptidase domain-containing protein, producing MKRFSTLFLVSLLSGATTLGAYKLLFESNNSFFGRGNSVVTLAPDSFGKNVGLAAETVDFTAAADKTVHTVVHVKNVSRRTVSNPMMEFFYGYGGTQQQEQVGTGSGVIISEDGYIVTNNHVIKDATEIEITLNNKKSYPAKLIGTDSKMDIALLKINADEKLPYTAFANSDNVKVGEWVLAVGNPYNLTSTVTAGIVSAKARNLDAKGIQSFIQTDAAVNPGNSGGALVNTRGELIGINTMISSMTGSYVGYSFAVPSNIARKIIEDIMEFGNVQRGILGVEGGELNSTASKELGIAETQGFYISKVSKNSGAEKAGLAKGDIIVKLDEQNIATYADLSGYINTKRPNDVVKVTYIKDGKTKSVPVTLSKNEFYSTEFKGIELENIDASDRKKFRIDYGVKIKNINNENLMQYQNELQGNIILSIDNVKATNIETVSKLLSKKDEGQSVRLEMINKNGEILRIII from the coding sequence ATGAAAAGATTTTCAACCTTATTTTTAGTTTCACTCCTAAGCGGTGCTACTACCCTTGGTGCTTACAAGTTATTATTTGAAAGCAACAATTCTTTTTTTGGAAGAGGAAATTCTGTTGTTACTCTTGCCCCCGATTCTTTTGGTAAAAATGTTGGTTTAGCTGCCGAAACAGTCGATTTTACAGCTGCCGCAGATAAGACAGTTCATACGGTTGTTCACGTAAAAAATGTTTCGCGAAGAACGGTTAGTAATCCTATGATGGAATTTTTCTATGGTTATGGAGGCACACAACAACAAGAGCAAGTTGGTACCGGATCAGGAGTCATCATTTCTGAAGACGGATATATTGTGACCAATAATCATGTAATTAAGGATGCGACGGAAATCGAAATTACGTTAAATAATAAAAAATCATATCCTGCAAAACTTATTGGTACGGATTCTAAAATGGATATCGCGTTACTAAAAATTAATGCAGACGAAAAACTTCCTTATACTGCTTTTGCTAATTCTGATAATGTAAAAGTTGGCGAATGGGTTTTGGCAGTTGGCAATCCGTATAACTTGACTTCGACAGTAACTGCCGGAATTGTTTCGGCGAAAGCCAGAAATTTAGATGCAAAAGGAATTCAGTCTTTTATTCAAACTGATGCTGCTGTAAACCCAGGAAATAGCGGCGGTGCTTTGGTAAATACAAGAGGTGAATTGATTGGTATTAATACCATGATTTCGTCAATGACTGGTTCTTATGTTGGATATTCATTTGCTGTTCCTTCTAATATTGCTCGAAAAATAATTGAAGATATTATGGAATTTGGTAATGTTCAAAGAGGAATTTTGGGGGTTGAAGGCGGCGAACTAAATAGTACTGCTTCAAAAGAACTAGGTATTGCAGAAACACAAGGTTTTTATATTAGTAAAGTTTCTAAAAATTCAGGTGCCGAAAAAGCGGGTCTTGCAAAAGGTGATATTATTGTAAAACTTGATGAACAAAATATTGCTACTTATGCTGATCTTTCGGGTTACATTAATACAAAACGTCCAAACGATGTTGTTAAAGTAACTTATATAAAAGACGGAAAAACGAAATCTGTTCCTGTAACATTAAGCAAAAATGAATTTTACAGTACGGAATTTAAAGGAATCGAATTGGAAAATATCGATGCTTCTGATAGAAAGAAATTCAGAATTGATTATGGTGTAAAAATCAAAAACATCAATAATGAAAATCTTATGCAATATCAAAACGAATTACAAGGCAATATTATTTTGAGTATTGACAATGTAAAAGCAACGAATATCGAGACCGTTTCTAAACTTTTAAGTAAAAAAGACGAAGGACAAAGTGTACGTCTTGAAATGATAAATAAAAATGGAGAAATTCTTAGAATTATCATTTAA
- a CDS encoding peptidoglycan-binding protein LysM, whose product MIKKWYFYASLIVIITFLSLGFKPFNLETKPWFLIEKTDGSEYIYPSLEEDDYPTLHKLNVPFTGKRLIGFKEAVAFKESQGKYRLVNSLGYMGKYQFGTQALRSIGVQNKKAFLKDPALQEKAFIALLSKNKWILRNEIERYEGKIVNGIAITESGILAAAHLGGAGSVKNFFKNKGNRHFRDAYGTSLKSYLKAFGGYDLSYIEADSNATIHD is encoded by the coding sequence ATGATAAAGAAATGGTATTTTTATGCGAGTTTGATCGTTATTATTACATTTTTAAGTTTGGGTTTTAAACCCTTTAATCTAGAAACCAAACCCTGGTTTTTAATAGAAAAAACAGATGGATCTGAATACATATATCCATCGCTCGAAGAGGATGATTATCCTACTTTACACAAGTTAAATGTCCCATTTACAGGAAAACGTCTTATAGGTTTTAAAGAAGCCGTTGCCTTTAAAGAATCACAAGGAAAATACCGATTGGTAAATTCACTTGGTTACATGGGAAAATATCAATTTGGAACCCAAGCATTAAGATCGATTGGTGTTCAAAATAAGAAAGCCTTTTTAAAAGATCCGGCCTTACAAGAAAAAGCATTTATTGCGTTGTTGTCCAAAAACAAATGGATTCTGCGTAATGAAATTGAAAGGTATGAAGGAAAAATTGTAAATGGTATTGCAATTACCGAATCCGGAATTTTAGCCGCAGCACATCTTGGAGGAGCAGGTTCAGTTAAAAACTTTTTCAAAAACAAAGGAAACAGGCATTTTAGAGATGCTTACGGAACTTCTTTGAAAAGTTATCTGAAAGCCTTTGGCGGTTATGATCTTTCTTATATTGAAGCGGATAGTAATGCTACAATACACGATTAA
- the mltG gene encoding endolytic transglycosylase MltG, whose translation MSLKKIITITAVAVISALMIYGFVLISQIFSANTKFEEKELYVYVPTGANYADVKKILEPYVKNFENFEMVANKRSYPENVKSGRFLLKKDMNNIDLVRAMRSNVPVKLAFNNQERLENFAGRVGSEIEADSLSLMKAFKDSTFLATNGFNEDNVFAMFIPNTYEIYWNTSAEKFRDKMIKEYHNFWTAERIEKAKKQGLTPVQATILASIVHKESVKKDERPRIAGVYLNRLRLEMPLQADPTVIYALKLRDNNFDQVIKRVFYNDLIMKSPYNTYVNVGLPPGPIAMPDITALEAVLNPEKNDYIYFCASVERFGYHEFASTLAEHNVNAKKYSDWIASQGVTR comes from the coding sequence TTGAGCCTAAAAAAAATAATCACAATAACTGCTGTAGCCGTAATTTCAGCCCTAATGATTTACGGATTTGTTTTAATTAGTCAAATTTTCAGCGCTAATACTAAATTCGAGGAAAAAGAATTATATGTATATGTTCCAACAGGAGCTAATTATGCTGATGTCAAAAAAATATTAGAACCATATGTCAAAAACTTTGAGAATTTTGAAATGGTTGCTAATAAAAGAAGCTATCCTGAAAATGTAAAATCAGGTCGTTTCTTGCTTAAAAAAGACATGAATAATATCGATTTGGTTCGTGCAATGCGTTCAAATGTTCCTGTAAAATTAGCGTTTAATAATCAGGAGCGTTTAGAGAATTTTGCCGGAAGAGTTGGTTCTGAGATCGAAGCAGATAGTTTATCATTAATGAAAGCTTTTAAAGATTCAACTTTCCTGGCTACAAATGGTTTCAATGAAGACAATGTTTTTGCGATGTTTATTCCAAATACATATGAGATTTACTGGAATACTTCTGCAGAGAAGTTCCGTGATAAAATGATCAAGGAATACCATAATTTCTGGACTGCAGAAAGAATCGAAAAAGCCAAAAAGCAAGGATTAACGCCAGTTCAGGCTACGATCTTAGCTTCTATAGTTCATAAAGAATCTGTAAAGAAAGACGAAAGACCTCGAATTGCAGGAGTTTATTTGAATCGTTTGCGTTTAGAAATGCCATTACAAGCAGATCCAACCGTTATTTATGCTTTAAAACTTAGAGATAATAACTTTGATCAGGTTATAAAAAGAGTTTTTTATAATGATTTAATTATGAAATCTCCATATAACACTTACGTGAATGTTGGACTTCCTCCTGGGCCAATTGCAATGCCTGATATTACAGCACTTGAAGCAGTTTTAAATCCTGAAAAGAACGATTATATTTATTTCTGTGCGAGTGTTGAGCGTTTTGGATATCATGAATTTGCTTCTACGTTAGCTGAACATAATGTAAATGCAAAGAAATATTCAGATTGGATAGCTAGTCAAGGCGTAACAAGATAG
- the dapF gene encoding diaminopimelate epimerase, translating to MQIEFYKYQGTGNDFVMIDNRSNFFPKEDIKLIERLCDRRFGIGADGLILLENDSETDFKMFYYNSDGNQSSMCGNGGRCLVAFANQLGVIENKTTFIATDGLHHASVGDDAIISLQMIDVDEVQKKDSYTFLNTGSPHHVQIVEDLEHYNVKDNGAAIRYGELYGEKGSNVNFVKKVDDSTFSLRTYERGVEDETLACGTGATAVAIAMNAIGETDKTSINLNVEGGKLVVSFDKIGDHFTNVFLTGPAKFVFKGTIEI from the coding sequence ATGCAAATAGAATTTTATAAATATCAAGGTACCGGAAACGATTTTGTAATGATTGATAATCGTTCAAATTTCTTTCCAAAAGAAGACATTAAATTAATTGAGCGTCTGTGTGACAGACGTTTTGGTATTGGAGCTGACGGACTTATTTTGTTAGAAAATGACTCTGAAACTGACTTCAAAATGTTCTATTATAATTCAGATGGAAACCAAAGTTCGATGTGCGGAAATGGTGGTCGTTGTCTTGTAGCTTTCGCTAATCAATTGGGAGTTATCGAGAACAAAACAACCTTTATTGCAACAGATGGTTTGCATCATGCTTCTGTAGGTGACGATGCTATTATTTCGTTACAAATGATCGATGTTGATGAAGTACAAAAGAAGGATTCATACACATTTTTAAATACAGGTTCACCACATCATGTTCAGATTGTTGAAGATTTAGAACATTATAATGTAAAAGACAATGGCGCTGCAATTCGTTATGGTGAATTGTATGGAGAAAAAGGAAGTAATGTTAATTTTGTAAAGAAAGTTGACGACAGTACTTTTTCGCTTCGTACTTACGAAAGAGGCGTAGAAGACGAAACTTTAGCTTGCGGAACTGGCGCAACGGCAGTTGCAATTGCAATGAATGCGATTGGAGAAACCGATAAAACTTCAATTAATTTAAATGTTGAAGGCGGAAAACTTGTAGTTTCTTTTGATAAAATTGGAGATCATTTTACTAATGTTTTCTTGACCGGACCAGCAAAATTTGTTTTTAAAGGAACAATAGAAATTTAA